One part of the Marichromatium purpuratum 984 genome encodes these proteins:
- the hflK gene encoding FtsH protease activity modulator HflK produces MAWNEPGGGNKDPWSGGGDQGPPDLDEVVRKLQERLGGLFGGKGGGQGGPSGGPGRDLSLRLIGVAVAVLVVIWLATGIYIVGPAERGVETRFGKLTETTGPGPHWHIPAPIESVTKVNVDEIATFSHKASMLTQDENIVDVELTVQSRIQDAANYLFQDQNPEKTLRDATVTVVRVTIGGSKLDYVMTEGRSAVAVTIKERIQALMDQYKTGLEVTTVNMQPAKPPEQVKAAFDDAIKAREDKERIENQAEAYANEVLPRARGEAARIIADARAYRDKVIAESEGEAARFDAILTEYQKAPEVTRERLYLETMEQVLGGNAKVLLDVEDGGNSLMYLPIDQMLKQSATPVQSGPAASAPVAATPASASGASDAMPQRIVDRERRTR; encoded by the coding sequence ATGGCCTGGAACGAGCCAGGTGGCGGTAACAAAGACCCTTGGAGTGGTGGCGGCGACCAGGGGCCGCCCGATCTCGACGAGGTGGTACGCAAGCTCCAGGAGCGCCTGGGTGGGCTCTTCGGTGGCAAGGGCGGCGGGCAGGGCGGTCCGAGCGGCGGTCCCGGGCGCGACCTCAGTCTGCGCCTGATCGGCGTGGCGGTGGCCGTGCTGGTGGTGATCTGGCTGGCCACCGGCATCTATATCGTCGGGCCGGCCGAACGCGGTGTCGAGACCCGCTTCGGCAAGCTCACCGAGACCACCGGTCCGGGGCCGCACTGGCACATCCCTGCACCGATCGAGTCGGTGACCAAGGTTAATGTCGATGAGATCGCCACCTTCAGTCACAAGGCCTCGATGCTCACCCAGGACGAGAATATCGTCGATGTCGAGCTGACGGTGCAGTCGCGCATCCAGGATGCGGCGAACTATCTGTTCCAGGACCAGAATCCCGAGAAGACTCTGCGTGACGCCACGGTGACCGTGGTACGCGTGACCATCGGTGGCAGCAAGCTCGACTACGTGATGACCGAGGGTCGTAGCGCGGTGGCGGTGACCATCAAGGAGCGCATCCAGGCACTGATGGATCAGTACAAGACCGGCCTCGAGGTGACCACGGTCAACATGCAGCCGGCCAAGCCGCCGGAGCAGGTCAAGGCCGCCTTCGACGACGCCATCAAGGCGCGCGAGGACAAGGAGCGCATCGAGAACCAGGCTGAGGCCTATGCCAACGAGGTGCTGCCGCGTGCCCGTGGTGAGGCCGCGCGCATCATCGCCGATGCCCGCGCCTATCGCGACAAGGTGATCGCCGAGTCCGAGGGTGAGGCGGCCCGCTTCGATGCCATCCTCACCGAGTATCAGAAGGCCCCCGAGGTGACGCGTGAGCGTCTCTATCTCGAGACCATGGAGCAGGTGCTCGGCGGGAACGCCAAGGTGCTGCTCGATGTCGAGGACGGCGGCAACAGCCTGATGTACCTGCCCATCGATCAGATGCTCAAGCAATCAGCAACGCCGGTCCAGAGTGGCCCGGCAGCGTCGGCGCCGGTCGCGGCGACGCCGGCGAGCGCCAGCGGGGCGAGCGATGCCATGCCCCAGCGCATCGTGGACCGTGAGCGGAGGACGCGTTGA
- the hflC gene encoding protease modulator HflC — MNQYRTLLPIGVAVLALLVYSCTFVVKQYEVAIKLRLGEIVSDQYGPGLHFKLPLINSIEIFDRRIQTLDSRPERFLTIEKKDVIVDSYAKWRISNAAQFFRSTGGSSARTSRLLSERINTSLRDEFGKRTIQEVVSDDRLELMQILTKEVNANTEDLGVEIVDVRVKKIDLPPEVSESVYQRMRAERERVARDLRAKGSEAAERIRADADRQRTVITADAYRQSEEIRGEGDARAAEVYASAYSQDPEFYAFYRSLGSYRQAFGNGGDVMVLEPDSEFFRFFRQQQAPVEAIGR, encoded by the coding sequence ATGAATCAGTACAGGACCCTGCTGCCGATCGGCGTCGCGGTGCTCGCGCTCCTCGTCTACAGCTGTACCTTCGTGGTCAAGCAGTACGAGGTGGCGATCAAGCTGCGACTCGGTGAGATCGTCTCCGACCAGTACGGCCCCGGGCTGCACTTCAAGCTGCCCTTGATCAACTCCATCGAGATCTTCGACCGTCGCATCCAGACCCTCGACTCGCGCCCCGAGCGTTTTCTCACCATCGAGAAGAAGGACGTGATCGTCGACTCCTACGCCAAGTGGCGGATCTCCAACGCGGCGCAGTTCTTCCGCTCCACCGGTGGCAGCAGCGCGCGGACCAGCCGGCTGCTCTCGGAGCGGATCAACACCAGCCTGCGCGACGAGTTCGGTAAGCGCACCATCCAGGAGGTGGTCTCTGACGACCGTCTGGAGCTGATGCAGATCCTCACCAAGGAGGTCAACGCCAACACCGAGGACCTCGGTGTCGAAATCGTCGACGTGCGGGTGAAGAAGATCGACCTGCCGCCCGAGGTCAGTGAGTCGGTCTATCAGCGCATGCGTGCCGAACGTGAGCGGGTGGCGCGTGACCTGCGGGCCAAGGGCTCTGAGGCCGCCGAGCGGATTCGCGCCGATGCCGATCGTCAGCGTACCGTGATCACCGCCGATGCCTATCGTCAGTCGGAGGAGATCCGTGGTGAGGGCGATGCGCGTGCCGCCGAGGTCTATGCCAGCGCCTATAGCCAGGACCCCGAGTTCTACGCCTTCTACCGGAGTCTCGGCTCCTATCGCCAGGCCTTCGGCAACGGCGG